In one Myotis daubentonii chromosome 1, mMyoDau2.1, whole genome shotgun sequence genomic region, the following are encoded:
- the LOC132226157 gene encoding ras GTPase-activating protein-binding protein 1-like — translation MQTFFLAPEDSVANKFYVHSAVFRYQDEVFGGFVTEPHEESEGEAEKPEERQQTPEMVPDYSGTFCDQTLSNDLEEHLEEPIAEPVSAPEPELKQKPEFEIQEEKCEPELEVTAPEDAQKNSSPAPEDITQTEQGTCSWASVTSKNLLPSRAVPVTVIPPHVVQVPAPQPCPESKPESQVP, via the coding sequence ATGCAGACATTTTTCCTTGCTCCTGAGGACTCTGTTGCAAACAAGTTCTATGTTCATAGCGCCGTCTTCAGATACCAAGATGAGGTCTTTGGTGGCTTTGTCACTGAGCCTCACGAGGAATctgagggagaagcagagaaacCTGAAGAAAGACAGCAGACACCTGAGATGGTACCTGATTATTCTGGAACTTTCTGTGATCAGACGCTCAGCAATGATTTGGAAGAACATTTAGAGGAACCTATTGCTGAACCAGTGTCTGCTCCTGAACCAGAACTGAAGCAAAAACCTGAATTTGAAATCCAAGAGGAAAAGTGTGAGCCAGAATTGGAGGTAACTGCTCCTGAGGATGCTCAGAAGAATTCTTCTCCAGCACCTGAAGACATCACTCAGACAGAGCAGGGGACATGTTCCTGGGCATCTGTGACCAGTAAGAACCTTCTACCCAGCAGAGCTGTTCCAGTTACTGTGATACCACCTCATGTTGTTCAAGTACCAGCTCCACAGCCTTGCCCTGAATCTAAGCCTGAATCTCAGGTTCCATAG